A region of the Burkholderia savannae genome:
GTGCTCGCGAATTCGCCGTTCGTGATCATGTTCGAGAAGGTCGTGCAGGTCGCGACGCGGCCGGGCGTCACCGGGCCGGAGATCGGGCCGATCAACGATCTCGTGTCGTATCAGACGCTGAAGAAGTAGCGACGTCGGCGCGCGCGCATGCCCGTGCGGCCGTATGCCCGTATGCCCGCGTTGCCGCGCTCCGTCACGACGTCACGACGTCACGACGTCGCGATCGTCGCCGGTCTCGACATCCGGCATCGCATCGCCCCGCGTGTCAGTCCTGCCGGGAAACCGCGGCCCGCTCGCGGCGGCGCATGCGTTCGCCGCCGCGCCGCGAAACCCGCGCGCGCGCGTCACGTGCGCGGCGGCAGCCACTGCGTCTTGAACATCAGCGTGATGCGCATCGTCGGACATGCGCGCGACACGCCCCGCGCGACGTGATAGACGAAGCCCGGAAAGATCAGCAGCCGGTTCGGCTTCGGATACACGGCGCTCAGGATGTCGCTGCGGTCCTTGTTGAAGAGGACCGTCTCGCCGCCCCAATCGGGGTTCCAATGCTCGTGCGGATAATAGACCGCCGTGCACGCGCCTGCGGCGAGCGAATCCGCATGCACCGAACCGTCGGCGCCGTACGGCAGACCGTTCGCGTAGCAGCTCCGCAGCGCGTGCTGCTTCAGGTGCGTCTGCGCGAGCCGCCGCCAGCACGCGTGCAGCGGCGGCGCGGCGCGCGCCAGCTCGTCGGCGGCACCCGGCCCGACATGCGGCTGCGCGGGGTCCGTCGCACCCGCGAAATGCCGGTTCCAGAAAGGCTGCGTATCCGCGCCGCCGTGCGAGCGCCAGCCGTGACGCCACTCGCCCGTCGACAGAAACCGGTAGATCTCCGCGTGCTCGCGCGGCGGCAGCAGATCGTCGACGATCGTGATGTCCTGCCACGCGTGCGGCGCGCGCGGCGGAGTTGAAATGTCCATCGTGTCTCCGTGAATGTCGATGACGGCTCGATGCGACGCGCGCGCCGCCGAAGCTGCCGCGCACGCGCCGCCTGATGCCTGATGCCTGATGCCTGATGCACGACGCGCGGAACGCGGGCCGGCCGTCCCCCGCGCCGCGCGCGTCAGAACTTCCAGTGCAGGCTGCCTTGCACCGCATGCTCCGATTGACGGCTCGCGAGCGACCCGGCGTAACCGATGCGCAGCAGCCCGTTCTTGCCGAGCTCGAGCCCCGCGCCGAGGTTCAGCACCGCCGCATCCTTCGCGACCGGCACGCTCGACACGGAGAACGCGCTGCTTCCCGTCACAAACGCGAGCGAGCCGACCGGCTGGCCGCCCGTCAGCGCGTGCTGCCATCCGGCACTGCCTTGCAGCGTCAGTTGCAGCCGCGGCGTCAGGCCGACGCGCGTCTCGCCGCGCACGCCGAGCGTCGAGAACGTCACGTCGTGATTGCCTTCCAGAACGCGCAGCGCCGCCGCGCCGCCGGTTTCGGTCGTCCCCTGATTCTTCAGATGCACGTACGCGAGGCCGAAGAAAGGCTCGAGCGTCCCGGCGGCGCCGAGCGCGAATCGGTAGCCGGCTTCGCCGAACACTTGCGTCGACTCGGCGTTGAGCGTCGTCGTCTCGCTCTCGGCCGCCGCGCCGTATTGCACGGCGCGGTCGACGCCGCCGCGGTGCCACGCGTGCGCCGCGCCGACGCGCACGCCGAATGCGCCCGGCTGCCAGCCCGCATACGCGCCGACGTGGAAGCTGTCGAACGACGCGGACGACGGCTGATTCCTCAGGTTCACGCCGGTGTGACCGTAGCCGGCGAAGCCGCCCGCGCGCACGCCGTCGCGCAGCGCCGCGTCCGCGCCGGCGAGGAAGCCGCCCGTCGAGCTCGTATAGCCGTTGACGTCGCCGCTGCCGCTCGCGCTGCCCCACGAGCCGAGCAGGCGCGCCCACGCACCCGGGCGAGCCGGCGCGCCCCGCACCGTCCACAGCCGGTCGAGCGCCGCGTCGCGCACCTGTCGGCTCTCGTTGATGAGCGCCGCATAGGCGGCCGGGTAGATCTCGCCCGTCAGTTGCGCGAACGTCGCCTGCGGCGCTTGCGCCGACGCCGCGAGCAGCACGCTGTTGTAGACGGCGCTGCCCGGATTCACCGTCTCGAGCGCGGCGGCGACGCTGCGCTCGTTGGCGGTGCGCGCGACGCTCGCGAACGGCGTCGCATTGCGATCGATCGTGAGGCTTACGCTCGTCGGCCCATAAGCCAGCACCGGATCGACGAACAGATAGCGGCCCGGCGCGTCGAAACGGCCTTCGACGCCGCCCGCCGCATTCAGGATCTCGAAGCGACGCCCGAGCACCGAGCGCGACTGCTCCGGCGTGAGCGCAGGCGGCGCGTTCTCGAGCGCGAGCGTCACCGCGCCGCCGTCGATCCGCGCGCGGCCGCCCGCGACGATCCGGTCGCTCGCGCCGCCCGGCGCCACCTCGACCGCATAGGTCGAGCCCGGCGCGAAGCGCGCGTCGCCCGACACCGTCAGCACACCGACCGAATGGCCGGGCGCGACAGTGCCGTTGGCCGCGGCCGTGAGCGTGCGCACCGTGCCGTTGCCGTTCACGATCCCGCCGTTGCCGACCGACACGTCGCCGCTCGCGCCGTCGAGCGACGCCCGGCCGCCGTCGACCGACACGTCGGCGGTGCGGCCCGTGATCGCCGCGACGCCGAGCGCGCCCACCGCGACATTGCCGCTCGTGCCGCCGAGCGACGCAAAGCCGCTCGCGACGCGCACGTCCGCCGTCGTGCCCGTCACGGCCGCCTGCCCCTGCCGGTCCACCGACAGGTTCGCGCTCGTCCCCGCGATCGTCGCGACGCCGCCGTTGACCGCGATGTCGGCCGCGCGGCCGTTCACCGTGAGCCGGCCCGCCGGATTGACGACGGCGCCCGCCGCGATCGATCCGTCGATCCTCAATTCGCCGCCGTCGACGGTCGTGTGCCCGCGATAGGTGTTCGCGCCCGCGAGCGTCAGCGTGCCGCCGCCCGACTTCACGAGGCTGCCCTGATACTCACGCGCCTGATACGCCGCCTCGCGCGCGACCCCGAGCGCATAGTCGATCCTCTCGCCATCGCTCGCGCCGGCGGGCAGCCCGCGCTCCCACCCCTTCGTCTTCAGCGTGTCGAGCCATGCCCGATGTTCGGCGTCGTCCTCCAGCTTGCGCGCGGCGAGCGCGACGTCGGAGATGTCGTTCGACCACACGTCCGCGACGCCCGACGGCAGCGCCGCATTGAACGTGCCGAGCAACTGGCCCGGCCCGTTCATCGCCTTCTTCAAGTCGACCAGCCCCCAGCCGCCGAACCCGTTCGGCACGTTCGACGCGCCCGGCTTCGCCGGATGCACGGTCGAGAACAGCCCGTTGTTCGTGTAGTCCGGCCGGCTCGGGTCCGGCTCCATGTTCTGCGCGGTCGTAAACAGCACGGACAGCGCCTGCTCGCCCGTCATGTACGGAAACCGCTCCATGATCAGCGCGAGCGCCGCCGACGCGTGCGGCGCGGCCGCCGACGTGCCGTTGAAGTTCGCATAGGTCGCGCCCGTCGGCGCCGCCGCGCCGCCCGTGTACGTCGTCGACGGCACGCCCGTCGGCGCCATCACGCACCACCATTTCGCTATCCCGCACTGGTTGTAGACCTGGCCGCTCAACTCGTCGTAGCCCGTCGTCGTCATCCAGCGCCCTTCGAGCTCCGGATGGAAGTACGCATACGCGCCGCGCAGGCTCGCGTTCCCGTAGCCGGTGTTGCCCGAGCTGAAGTTGTTGATCACGCCGTCGCGCGACACCTTCGCCGCCGCGTCGAGCCACGTTCCCTGGCCGGTGGCGGTGCGCACCGCCTCGTGCAGCTTGTATGCGTCGGTGACGTTCGCGAGCGTGCCGTAATTCTCGTCGACCGGCTGCGAGCCCCAGCTGTTGCTGATGATGCGCACGCCCTTCGCGGCGAGCGCGTCGTAGACGTCGGCGAAGTACTTCGCGTCCGACGCGGGGAACTTCGGATCGGACACGCCGAACCGGAAGCCGTCCGTCGCGTTCGTGTTGCCGACGTACACCGTCGCGTCCGGCGCGACGCCTTGCATGCCGACGCCGTCGCGCGCCCCGCCGACGACGCCGCTCACGAGCGTGCCGTGGCTGTTGTTGCTCGGGTTCAGCACGCCGGAGACGCCCGCCGCCGTCACGGGAACGAACCGGCTGCCGGGCAGCTCCGGATGCTGCGCGTAATAGCCGGAGTCCAGCACGCCGATCGAGACGTTCGCGCCGGTGTAGCCGGCCGCGTACGCGTACTCTGCGTGCATCGCGCCGAGCCCCCATTCCTTCGTGAATTCCGGCGTGCGCCAGCTCGCCGGATCGCCGCGCCGGCCCGGGTCCTCGTATGGCTCGGCCTGCGCCCAACCTGGGCGGGCAACGGCCGCGGCGGCCGCGACGACCACCGGGACCAGCAGCTTCGACCCGGCGCGCTTCATCGTTTTCGAATTTTTACGCCGGGCCATTCGGTTTCTCCTCGATTTTCAATTTATTCTTCCTGCCAATATGGATCATCGGTTTTCTCCTTTTTATTTATTGGCGGCGCAATTGCGCCGCCTCGCTCTCTTCGCACGCATGCCGGGCCATGCGACGACCGGCCTTGTCGCCGCAGCGGCCCAATCCGGCGCGGCGCGCGCCCATGGCCAATTGTTCACCGCGCCGAACCGGCATCGCCGCTCCGCTTATTCCTTCACGGAAAAACGATTAAACGGGCGATGATTTTAATTTCAATGTAATGTTCAGTAATGCAATAGAAATGAGACACGAACAAAATCATCTGCGCAATACTTCGCATGGCGATTCATCGCGTCGGATTCGGGTCGCCGATAATAGAGCACTATGAATATACGGATTCGATAGATTTTTTGATGTGGCGCGCGTTATTTTGTTTTTGTTAGATAAATGTCATGTCTATCAATTTCGACAGCTAATTAACAGCGCATCCATGCCCCCCGCCTTCGTCCAGACCGTCGAAGCACGTTTTGCCGAGCTCACGCCCACGGCGAAACGCATCGCGAGCTACATGCTCGCGAACCTCGAGCGGCTCGGCCTCGAAACCGCGGACCAGATCGCCCGCCAGGCCGGCACGAGCGGCATCTCGGTCGGACGCTTCCTGCGCAGCGTCGGCTACCGCAACCTCGACGACCTGAAGCGCGAGCTGCGCGGCACGGCCGAGCGCTCGTGGATGATCACCGACCGCCTCGACGAATACCGCCGCGTGACGGGCGCGTTCGCGCCGGCAAGCGCGCGCGCGGCGCCGGACGGCGCGCACGCCCCGCTCGACGACGCGCTCGCGCGCGAGCTCGACGCGATCCGCCATGCGTACCGGCTCGCGCGCACGCCGGCGTTCGCGCAGGTCGCCGATCGCGTCGCGCGGGCCGACGCGGTGTTCATCCTCGGCATCCAGTCGACGCGCGGGATCAGCAACGCCTTCCACAGCTATCTCGAATACCTGCGCCCGCGCGTGTTCTATTCGGACGGCATGTCGGGCTCGTACGTCGATTCGCTGAACTCCGAATTCGCCGATCGGTACTGCATCGTCACCGACACGCGCGCGTATTCGCGGATCGCGCGGCGCTATTGCGAGGCCGCCGCCGCGCGCGGCGTGCGCTTCGCGCTCGTCACCGACGTCTACTGCCCGTGGGCGCGCGAGCTGCCGTGCGATCTGCTTCAGGTGAAAACCGACGTCGGCCAGTTCTGGGATTCGCTCGCGCCGCTCACGTGCCTGTTCAACCTGCTGATCAGCGCGGTCGTCGACCGGCTCGGCGATGCAATCGACGCGCGCGTCGCGCGCAACCGCGAACTGCAGCGCGCGCTCGATCAATTCGAATCTTGAAGCCGCCGGAGACGCCGCCCGTGAAGACCTCCGCCCATCGCCTCGTCGAGATCACGCCGGACACGCACGGCGTCGACATCGATCTCGTCTACGCGACCTGCCGCAACCTCACCGGCAAGCCGATCTACCGGCGCTCGCACTGCCTGCTGCTCGAGCCGGCCGAAGCCGCGCTGCGCCGCGCGGTCGCGGTCGCCGCGCAGATCGGCCTGCGGCTGCGAATCTTCGACGCGTACCGGCCGCCGCGCGCGCAGCAGGTGCTGTGGGACTTCCTGCCCGATCCGAACTTCGTCGCCGATCGCGGCCGCGGCTCGAACCACAGCCGCGGCGCCGCGCTCGACCTGACGCTCGTCGACGCGAACGGCGCCGCGCTCGACATGGGCACGGGCTTCGACGAGATGGTCGCCGCGTCGAACCACTTTCACGACGGCCTGCCCGAGCCCGTGCAACGCAACCGGCTGCTGCTGCTCGGCGTGATGCACGCGGCGGGCTTCACGCACATCGCGAGCGAGTGGTGGCATGACGAGCTGCCGGGCTCGCGCGCGCTGCCGCTGATCCATGACGACGCGAGCGCGCCGTGGCGGTTGATGTGACGCCCGCCCGCGATACATGCGATACATGCGATACATGCGAAGCGCATGCGGCGCGCGACGCGGCCCGCCCCCGCGCCGGAGCCGCCGCCCTCACCTCGAATCCCTGCCCCATGGAGCGCGTATGAAACTCTCGATGCCCAAGCTCGCCGTGGCGCTCGCCGCTGCCTGCGCGTTCGCCGCCGTCCCGGCGCTCGACGCGCGCGCTGCGCCCCCGAAGGACATGTTCGTGATGGCCACGCTGCTCGACGAATTCATCTCGCTCGACCCGGGCGAAATCTACGAGCTGGTGCCGCAGGAATACGTCGCGAACACATACGACCGGCTCGTGCGGGTCGATCTCGCCGATCCGTCGAAGTTCAACGGCGACGCCGCCCAGTCGTGGACCGTGAGCCCGGACGGCCTCACGTTCACGTTCAAGCTGCGCGCCGGCCTCAAGTTCCACTCGGGCAATCCGGTGACGGCCGACGACGTCGCCTGGTCGATCCGGCGCGCGGTGCTGCTCGACAAGGGGCCGGCCGCGGTGCTCGCGGGCATCGGCCTCACGAAGGCGAACGCGCTCGCGAACGTGCAGAAGCTCGACGACGTGACGGTGTCCGTGACGACCGACCGCAAGTACGCGCCGACCTTCGTGCTGAACGTGCTCGGCTCGTGGCTCGCGTCGATCGTCGACAAGAAGCTGCTGCTCGCGCACCAGCAGGGCAGCGACTTCGGCAACGGCTGGCTGAAGACCCGCGAGGCCGGCTCGGGCGCGTACCGGCTCGTCAAGTGGACGGCGGGCGACAGCATCGTGCTGCAGCGCTACGACGGCTACCGGCTGCCGCTCGCGATGAAGCGGATCGTGCTGCGGCACGTGCCGGAGGCGGCGAGCCAGCGGCTCCTGCTCGAAAGCGGCGACGTCGACGCGGCACGCGACCTGAGCCCGGACGATCTCGCGGCCGTCGCGAAGAGCGGCAAGGCGAAGGTGACGCCGTCGCCGCAAGCGACGCTGCTGTACCTCGGCCTGAACACGAAGAACCCGACGCTCGCGAAACCCGACGTGCAGGAAGCGCTGAAATGGCTCGTCGACTACAGCGCAATCCAGAGCCACGTCGTGAAGACGACGTACAAAGTCCATCAGACGTTCATGCCGGAGGGCTTTCTCGGCACGCTGAACGCGAATCCGTACCGGCTCGACGTCGCGAAGGCGAAGGCGCTGCTCGCGAAGGCAGGCGTGCCGAACGGCTTCACTGTGACGATGGACGTGCGCAACGACTATCCGTACACCGAAATCGCGCAGGCCGTTCAGGCGAACTTCGCGCAGGCGGGCGTCAAGGTGCAGTTGATTCCGGGCGACAACAAGCAGACGCTCGCGAAGTACCGCGCGCGCCAGCACGATATCTACATCGGCGATTGGTCTGCGGATTACATCGATCCGCACAGCAACGCGCAAGGCTTCGCATGGAACCCGGACGATTCCGATCAGTCCAGCTACAAGATGCTCGCGTGGCGCAACGGCTGGAACATCCCGCGGCTCACCGCGCAAACCGACGCGGCGCTCGCGGAACCGTCCGCAGCGAAGCGCGCGCAGTCGTATCAGGCGATGCAGAAGGAGGTGCTCGCGAAATCGCCGTTCGTGATCCTGTTCGAGAAAGTCGCGCAGGTCGCGACGCGGCCCGGCGTGAGCGGCCTCGAAGTCGGCCCGATCAGCGACCTCGTGTCGTATCGTAATCTGAAGAAGCAGTGACGCCGCACCGGAACCACGACATGTCGACACCCGCCTCCTCCCTCGAAGCGCTCCGCACGCTGCCCGCGCGGCGGCCCGGCGTGCGCTGGGCGCTGCGCGTCCTGCGCTGGGCGCTCACGCTCGCCGTGACGTTCGCCGGGCTCCTCGCGCTCACGTTCGTGATCGGCCGCAAGGTGCCGATCGATCCGGTGCTCGCCGTGCTCGGCGACCGCGCGTCGGCGCAAGCCTACGCGGCCGAGCGCATCGCGCTCGGGCTCGACAAGCCGCTTGCCGCGCAGTTCATGATCTACGTGCGCGAGGTGCTGCACGGCAATCTCGGCATGTCGCTGCTGACCTCGAACCCGGTGCTCGACGACATCAAGCGCGTGTTTCCCGCGACGCTCGAGCTCGCGACGCTCGCGACGCTGATCGGCGTCGCGCTCGGCGTGCCGCTCGGCGTCGCGGCGGCCGTCAGGCACAACCGGCCGATCGATCATGTCGCGCGCTTCGTCGGGCTGATCGGCAGCTCGGTGCCGGTGTTCTGGCTCGGGCTGATGGGGCTGCTGCTGTTCTACGCGCGGCTGCACTGGGTCGCGGGGCCGGGACGGCTCGATCCCGTCTACGACGGCATGGTCGACACGCGCACGGGCAGCCTGCTGATCGATTCGGCGCTCGCCGGCGAATGGGACGTGTTCGGCAACGCGCTGTCGCACATCGCGCTGCCCGCGGCGATCCTCGGCTACTACTCGGTCGCCTACCTGAGCCGGATGACGCGCTCGTTCATGCTCGATCAACTGAGCCAGGAATACATCGTCACCGCGCGCGCGAAGGGGCTCGCCGAGCGCCGCGTGATCTGGCGGCACGCGTTCGGCAACATCGCGGTGCCGCTTCTGACCGTGATCGCGCTCACGTACAGCAACCTGCTCGAAGGCTCCGTGCTCACCGAGATCGTGTTCGCGTGGCCCGGCATCGGCTCGTCTCTGACGGGCGCGCTGCTGAACGCCGACATGAACGCGGTGCTCGGCTGCACGCTCGTGATCGGGATCATGTTCATCACGATCAATCTGCTGACGGACGCGCTCTACCGCGTGTTCGACCCGCGCGCCCGCTGACCCGCCGCGCGCATCCGACCGTTTCCGCCACGAACACGCACACATGAACGCTTCACCCCACCGCTCCACGCCGAATCCCGCCGCGCCGACGCTGCGCGCGTGGCTCCTGTCCGACGCGCCGGCGTCGCGCCGGCAGGCGACGCTCGGCCTCGCCTACCGCCGTTGGCGCCGCTTTGCCGGCAATCCGCTGAACCTCTTCGGGCTCGCGATCCTCGCCGCGCTCGTCGCGATCGCGATCGTCGCGCCGCTCGTCGCGCCGCACGATCCGCTACGCCAGGTGCTCGCCGACCGGCTGCTGCCGCCCGGCTCGCCGTCGCACTGGCTCGGCACCGATCAGCTCGGCCGCGACATCCTCTCGCGCCTCGTCGCCGGCTCGCGCGTCACGCTCGGCATCGCGATCCTCGTCGTCGCGATCGTCGTGCCGATCGGGCTCGCGATCGGCACGACCGCCGGCTACTGCGGCGGCTTCGTCGACAGCGCGCTGATGCGGATCACCGACATCGCGCTCGCGTTCCCGAAGATCGTGCTCGCGCTCGCGTTCGCGGCCGCGCTCGGGCCGAGCGTCGTCAACGCGGTCGTCGCGATCTCGATCACCGCGTGGCCCGCGTACGCGCGGCTCGCGCGCGCGGAGACGCTGCGCATCGCGAACGCGGACTTCATCCACGCGGCGCGCCTGCAAGGCGCATCCGATCTGCGCATCGTGCTGCGCTACGTGGCGCCCCTTTGCCTGTCGTCGGTGATCGTGCGCGCGACGCTCGACATGGCCGGCATCATCCTGACCGTCGCGGGCTTGGGCTTTCTCGGGCTGGGCGCGCAGCCGCCGAGCCCGGAATGGGGCTTCATGGTCGCGTCGGGCCGCAACGTGCTGCTCGACGCCTGGTGGGTCGCGACACTGCCGGGCGCGGCGATCCTCATCGTCAGCATCGCGTTCAACCTGCTCGGCGACGGTCTGCGCGACGTCTTCGATCCGCGCCATGGAGCCTGACATGTCCGCTCGCCCCGGTTCTCCGAACACGCCGCCGCTCTGCGAAATCGAAGGTCTTCGGATCGGCTTTCGCACGCACGACGGCACGCTCGTCGAAGCCGTGCGCGACCTGTCGCTTTCGCTCGCGCCGGGCGAGCGGCTCGGCGTCGTCGGCGAATCCGGCTCCGGCAAGTCGCTGACGGGCCGCGCGCTGCTCGGCCTGCTGCCCGCCGCCGCGCAATGGCGCGCGAAGGCGCTGCGCTTCGACGGCCGCGACCTGCTCGCGCTCAACGCCCGCGAGCGGCGCACGCTGTGCGGCGGCGCGATGGGCATGATCCTTCAAGATCCTAAATATTCGCTGAACCCCGTGATGACGGTCGGCAAGCAAATGGCCGAGGCGTTCCGGCTGCGCGAGCCCGGCCTGCGCGGCCGCGCGCTGCGCGAGCGGATCGTCGGCACGCTCGCGTCGGTCGAGATTCGCGATCCGGCGCGCGTCGCCGACGCGTATCCGCACGAGCTGTCGGGCGGGATGGGCCAGCGCGTGATGATCGCGATGATGGTGTCGACGGGCCCGCGCCTGCTCGTCGCCGACGAGCCGACGTCCGCGCTCGACGTCGCGGTGTCGATGCAGGTGCTCGCGGTGCTCGACGACATGATCGCGCGCCATCGCACGGGCCTCGTGTTCATCAGCCACGACCTGCAGCTCGTCACGTCGTTCTGCGATCGCGTCGCGGTGATGTACGCGGGGCGCGTCGTCGAGACGTGCGCGGCGCGCGATCTCGCCCGCGCGTCGCATCCATATACGCGCGGCCTGCTCGCCGCGACGCCGCCGCTCGTGAATCCGCCCGACGAGTTGCCGGTGCTCGAGCGCGATCCCGCGTGGCTTGCGGAGGCGGCACGATGAGCGGCGCACCGATGATCGACATCCGCGACGCGTCGATCCGCTTTCCAACCCGCACCGGCCACGTGGACGCGGTGCGCGGCGCGAATCTCGCCGTCGCCGCGGGCGAGGCGTTCGGGCTCGTCGGCGAATCCGGCTCCGGCAAATCGACGCTGCTGCGCGCGCTGACGGGCCTCGTGCCGCTCGCGGGCGGCGCGCTGTCGATCGACGCGCGCCCGATCGAGGGCAAGCTCGACCGCGCATTCCGCCGCGACGTGCAGATGGTGTTTCAGGACCCCTACGCATCGCTGCATCCGCGCTTCACCGTCGACGAAACGCTGCGCGAACCGCTCGCGATCCACCGGATGCCGGATGCGGACGAGCGGATCGCGCGCGCGCTCGCCGAGGTCGGGCTCGGCCCCGCGTTCCGCTTTCGCTATCCGCATCAATTGTCGGGCGGCCAGCGGCAGCGCGTCGCGATCGCGCGTGCGCTGATCGTCGAGCCGCGCGTGCTGCTGCTCGACGAGCCGACGTCGGCGCTCGACGTATCGGTGCAGGCGGAGATCCTGAATCTGCTGAAGCGGCTGCATCGTGAACGCGGGCTGACGATGATGCTCGTCAGCCACAATCTCGCGGTCGTCGGGTTCCTGTGCAGCCGCGTCGCGGTGATGCGCGACGGCGCGCTCGTCGAACAGCTCGGAATCGAGGACGTGCGCGCGGCGCGCGTCGGTTCCGAGTACACGCGAACGTTGCTGCGCGCGACGCAAGGCTATCGGCGAGCGGGTTGACGGGCGAGCGGGTTGCGCCGACCCTCGGCGGCGCTCGTGCGCGGGCGGCACGCCGCGCATTGCTTCGCCGATTGTCTGCTTCAGGTGATTCGCCGTCGCCCGCACTCCGCCAGGCACGAGGATCTCGCGTTGTTCGGCACGTTGACGATGCTCGCTTGATGCGTTCCCGACTCGTGCGGCGCGGCACACGACGCTCGGCGCAACGTGCCGCCGTCACGCCCGATGCGGCAGCCGTGGTCCGTGGTCCGTGATCCGTGACCCGATCGACCGGCATCGCGCGAAACCGTCTCTGTCACGAACGCGCACCCAATACGTCGCACCGCTAACGACGCGTCCGCATGCGTCCGTTCGACGCAGCGCGCCGACGCGCCATCGCGGCCCTCGCATCACCGATGCACCCACGCCCCCCGGGCCCGCCCGCATGCCGCCTTGCATTCGCGGCGCGACGCTTCTATCTTAAAAGCGTCGGCGTCGTTCGAGCGATGCCGAGCCGTTCGTTGTCGACGCAACCTTCTAATCCGTCCGCATCAAGTTTTCGCATGCACTGCCGTTTACGCAATTAGCTTCGCAGCGTATCCGCAGCACGCCGTTCGGAACGTTGCGCAGCGCCCATTCGCGTGGAGCACTCTATGCAACGTTCATCGCTCATTGCGTCCAGCCTGTTGGCCGTGTCGATGTTTGCGCTTTCCTCCGCAGCCCACGCCCAGCAGACCGGGGGGATCATCCGCTTCAGCGGCATGATCGTCGAGCCGCCGTGCTCGTTCTCGATCACGAGCGGCGCCGGCGCGCAAGCGCAACTGCAGCCCGCCTGCCCACGTCCGGCCAAAGGCGACGTCACGTTCGTCGATCCTCAAAGCGGCGCCGCGCTGCGCACGGTGAAGTTCACCGAGCAGTCGCGCGCGATTCCGCTGCCCGCGGGGCGGCCCGGCGAAACGTCGCGCATCGTCGCCGTCGTGTCGTATCTGTAGCGGCCCGCGCGAAACGAGTGTTCGCCGTTGCGCGGATTGCGGCACGCGGCAGCATGCGGTGTTCGGTGTTCAGCACTCGGCGCACGACGTTCTCCATCGGTCAAACGACACGACCGCCATCGAACCCGACACCCTGTCTCGTCAGTCGCGATTCGCGTCGAGCCATGCGCTGAAACGCTGGATCTTCTGCTGTTGCGCGACGCTGTCCGGATAGACGAAGTAGTAGCGCGCGCCCGTCTTCTGCACGATGTCGAGCGGCATCGCGAGCCGCCGTGCGGCGAGATCCTCTTCGCTCAGCGTGAGGTCGCCCAGCGCGACGCCGAAGCCTTGCGTCGCGGCGCTCGTCGCGAGATCGAGCGAATCGAAGCTCGGCCCGCGGTCCGGGTCCACGCCGGTCACGCCCGCATAGTCCAGCCAGCGGCGCCAGTCTCGATGATCGCGCGTCGGATGCAGCAGCGTGTGGCCCGCGAGATCGTCGACGCCCGCGAGCGGCTTGTCCTTCAGCAGCTCCGGCGAGCATACGGGCGTGAGCCGCTCGTCGAAGAGCGGCACGGCCGTCACGTCCGGGCCGGGCGACATCCCATAGACGATCGCCGCGTCGAACGGCTCGCTCTTGAAATCGACGTCGTGCCGCCATGTCGTCGTCATCTGCACGTGCAAATCCGGATGCTCGCGCTGAAAGCGCATGATGCGCGGCAGCACCCAGCGCATCACGCAAGTCGGCACCTTCAGCGCGAGATCGGTGCGCTGCCGCGTGAGCCTCAACGAAATGTCCTCGATCCGCGCGAAGCTCTCGACGACGACGGGCAGCAGTTGCTCGC
Encoded here:
- a CDS encoding LysR substrate-binding domain-containing protein, which gives rise to MRRLPPLNALQIFATVARHRSFTRTAEALCVTQGAISRQIQSLEAHYGFPLFMRHARGLTLTAEGEQLLPVVVESFARIEDISLRLTRQRTDLALKVPTCVMRWVLPRIMRFQREHPDLHVQMTTTWRHDVDFKSEPFDAAIVYGMSPGPDVTAVPLFDERLTPVCSPELLKDKPLAGVDDLAGHTLLHPTRDHRDWRRWLDYAGVTGVDPDRGPSFDSLDLATSAATQGFGVALGDLTLSEEDLAARRLAMPLDIVQKTGARYYFVYPDSVAQQQKIQRFSAWLDANRD